One Candidatus Campbellbacteria bacterium genomic region harbors:
- a CDS encoding HD domain-containing protein produces the protein MNKKMQFLTAAENRASFFRRVALYYPTLDWRYKLIEQAYNDAKDAFRGKYRDDQKTRYFEHIRAVALILLDYLRIRDYELIVAALLHDIVEDIPSWTIERVRVKYGERVALYVQYLTKPSKEEYADRDERELVYHTRFDAAPREFFLIKLADRLHNLLTLYACTPEKRQRKIVETRRYYLPHAEKHLILMHEIEDALAEL, from the coding sequence ATGAATAAAAAGATGCAGTTCCTCACCGCCGCAGAGAATCGTGCGAGCTTTTTCAGAAGGGTGGCCCTCTACTACCCGACGCTTGATTGGCGCTACAAGCTCATTGAGCAGGCGTACAACGACGCCAAGGACGCGTTTCGTGGGAAGTATCGCGATGACCAGAAGACGAGGTACTTCGAGCACATTCGTGCCGTTGCCCTCATCCTGCTCGACTATCTGCGCATCAGGGACTACGAACTCATCGTCGCCGCGCTTCTCCATGACATCGTCGAGGACATTCCGTCCTGGACCATTGAGCGCGTTCGGGTGAAGTATGGAGAGCGGGTCGCGCTCTACGTGCAGTACCTCACGAAGCCATCCAAGGAGGAGTACGCGGACCGTGATGAACGTGAACTCGTGTACCACACCCGCTTCGATGCAGCACCACGTGAGTTCTTCCTGATCAAGTTGGCTGATCGTCTTCACAACTTGCTGACGCTCTACGCGTGTACACCGGAGAAGCGTCAGCGGAAGATTGTCGAGACGCGCCGCTACTACCTTCCACATGCTGAGAAGCACCTCATCTTAATGCACGAGATCGAGGATGCTCTCGCCGAGCTGTAA
- a CDS encoding DNA-3-methyladenine glycosylase I has product MKRCPWVKEGDALYEKYHDEEWGVPVYDDKKIFEFLVLESAQAGLSWLTVLRKRENYRKAFAQFNPKKVAQFGKKEVRQLLKNEGIIRNRAKIEAAINNAQRFLEVQKEFGTFSKYIWSFVNHKPMTHKIKTLKEYQPKTKESDALALDLKKRGFKFLGSTTIYAHMQATGMVNDHTVSCFRYRKV; this is encoded by the coding sequence ATAAAACGTTGTCCGTGGGTTAAAGAAGGCGACGCGCTGTATGAAAAATATCACGATGAAGAGTGGGGTGTTCCTGTGTATGATGACAAAAAGATATTTGAATTTTTAGTGCTTGAAAGTGCACAAGCAGGACTCTCGTGGCTCACCGTGCTTCGTAAGAGAGAAAACTACAGAAAAGCATTTGCACAGTTCAATCCTAAAAAGGTGGCACAGTTTGGAAAAAAAGAAGTACGGCAGCTTCTAAAAAACGAAGGTATAATCCGCAATCGTGCAAAAATTGAAGCGGCAATAAACAACGCACAGCGTTTCCTTGAAGTACAAAAAGAGTTTGGCACATTTTCAAAATATATTTGGTCTTTTGTGAATCACAAACCAATGACGCACAAAATAAAAACTCTCAAAGAGTATCAACCAAAAACAAAAGAGTCGGATGCACTTGCACTCGATTTAAAAAAACGTGGTTTCAAATTTTTAGGCTCAACAACTATCTATGCGCATATGCAAGCAACAGGTATGGTTAATGATCACACTGTGTCGTGTTTTCGATACAGAAAAGTATAA